A window of Apium graveolens cultivar Ventura chromosome 8, ASM990537v1, whole genome shotgun sequence contains these coding sequences:
- the LOC141680245 gene encoding protein FAR1-RELATED SEQUENCE 5-like has product MNSVVPCVGMFFNTLDEAEKFYRDYGRSVGFEIIIRSTHRHSRDNGISSRLYICRKGGRLGSSTKLDVDDERKEKRRIRDVIPRTNCSARMCVTHRVKNDKWEVTLVKLEHDHDMVTSNKVQFMQRSKNIDPVTRALLQLFDKSGIETAKAMRFLGETWGGVEKL; this is encoded by the coding sequence ATGAATAGTGTTGTGCCTTGCGTTGGTATGTTTTTTAACACTTTGGATGAAGCTGAAAAATTTTATAGAGATTATGGTAGAAGTGTTGGATTTGAGATTATTATTAGGAGTACTCATAGACATTCACGGGATAATGGTATCTCCTCTCGTTTGTATATTTGTCGTAAGGGTGGAAGACTAGGTTCTAGTACGAAATTGGATGTTGATGATGAAAGAAAGGAAAAAAGAAGGATTAGAGATGTAATTCCGAGAACAAATTGTAGTGCTCGAATGTGTGTCACTCATAGAGTTAAAAATGATAAATGGGAAGTAACTTTAGTTAAATTAGAGCATGATCATGATATGGTAACCTCGAATAAAGTACAATTCATGCAAAGGTCCAAAAATATAGATCCGGTTACCCGAGCATTGCTTCAGTTATTTGATAAATCGGGCATTGAAACCGCTAAAGCGATGAGATTTCTTGGTGAAACATGGGGTGGTGTGGAAAAACTTTGA
- the LOC141680247 gene encoding protein FAR1-RELATED SEQUENCE 5-like has product MRDETEISYKWVLKTWLEAVGNKPPLTIITDQDIALGNAIAEILPDTKHILCSWHISNKFPKKLSALYTQYPEFKGDFNDCLYKSLSPTKFVGKWEVLVDKYGLEDRVWLNDMYAIKDKWIRAYTKQHFSAGMTTTSRNESMNSFFDEYVRASTGLKEFIENSQKALETQIFNEVKADYETEYKERRLIFNSHLENHTSSIYTKEMFRQFQNELRKSTSYVVNSCKDGSNYMWKLFLVEKYNVPENLRRRYRVMVSLEGNIDCECKKFEHSGMLCKHILRYLDKKQKTMIPTIFIKSRWTASANKIDGFSPYNPPVLVDVGDSTTARYSALCKSFQGLGALGSCSKPRYNYVMDLIEKGKCYVIEKFREEENNSRMEEEFQVYDEHDPIFNPPMSQNKGKKEGFSKLKKQGSKAYFRNDSLRNAFPSAMIHCGRSPVSPVFPCFAVSAACSFLQSLPVPVSTLQTQ; this is encoded by the exons ATGCGGGATGAGACGGAGATTTCATATAAATGGGTTTTGAAGACATGGTTGGAAGCCGTCGGAAACAAACCTCCCCTCACTATTATTACGGATCAAGATATAGCATTGGGAAATGCTATTGCCGAGATTTTGCCGGATACCAAGCACATATTATGTTCGTGGCACATAAGTAATAAATTTCCCAAAAAATTATCGGCTTTGTACACACAATATCCGGAATTTAAAGGGGATTTTAATGATTGTTTGTACAAGTCGTTGTCACCCACGAAATTTGTTGGTAAGTGGGAGGTTTTGGTTGATAAGTATGGACTCGAGGATCGTGTTTGGCTAAACGATATGTATGCCATAAAAGATAAATGGATTCGTGCTTACACAAAACAACATTTCTCCGCTGGTATGACCACCACCTCAAGAAACGAGTCCATGAATTCATTTTTTGACGAGTATGTGAGAGCTTCAACCGGGTtgaaagaattcattgagaattCACAAAAGGCTTTGGAAACACAAATTTTTAATGAGGTTAAAGCCGACTACGAGACCGAGTATAAGGAAAGGAGATTGATATTTAATTCCCACTTGGAAAATCATACTTCTTCTATTTACACAAAAGAAATGTTTAGGCAATTTCAAAATGAGCTTAGAAAAAGCACATCTTATGTGGTAAATAGTTGCAAAGATGGTTCCAATTACATGTGGAAGTTGTTTTTAGTTGAGAAGTATAATGTGCCGGAGAATCTTAGAAGAAGGTATCGGGTAATGGTTTCTTTGGAAGGAAATATTGATTGTGAATGTAAAAAATTTGAACATTCCGGGATGCTTTGCAAACATATCCTACGCTATCTTGACAAGAAACAAAAAACTATGATACCAACAATTTTTATCAAATCAAGATGGACGGCGAGCGCAAATAAAATTGATGGTTTTTCGCCTTATAATCCTCCCGTTCTTGTTGATGTTGGTGATTCAACAACGGCAAGGTATAGTGCTTTGTGTAAATCTTTTCAAGGTTTGGGTGCTCTTGGAAGTTGTTCAAAACCACGATACAATTACGTCATGGATTTGATTGAGAAAGGAAAATGTTACGTGATTGAAAAATTTCGTGAAGAAGAAAATAATTCAAGAATGGAGGAGGAGTTCCAAGTTTACGATGAACATGATCCAATATTCAATCCTCCAATGTCACAAAACAAAGGGAAGAAAGAAGGATTCAGCAAG cTGAAAAAACAGGGGAGTAAAGCCtacttccgcaatgattcattgcggaatgCCTTtccttccgcaatgattcattgcggaaggtCCCCTGTTTCCCCTGTTTTCCCCT GTTTTGCTGTTTCTGCAGCCTGCAGTTTCCTGCAAAGTCTTCCTGTCCCTGTTTCTACGCTACAAACTCAATAA
- the LOC141676549 gene encoding plasmodesmata-located protein 2-like isoform X1: MSLPRRTFCILSLFLTIFANLELLAEPKSGADYNSLVYKGCAKQSLSDPTGIYSQALSTLYGTLVSQSSKTRFFKTTTGTSQTTITGLFQCRGDLSNVDCYNCVSRLPILTDKLCGKPVAARIQLLGCYLLYEVAGFAQISGLELLYKTCGGTNNGGSGFEERRDTAFSTLESGVTSGNGFYTTSYESMFVLGQCEGDLGTSDCGSCVKTAVQKAQVECGSSISGQIYLHKCFISYSYYPNGVPKRSSPTSSSSPYNPTSSSPSPDTQQNTGKTVAIILGGAAGVGFVVICMLFARSLLKKNDDN, encoded by the exons ATGAGCTTACCAAGAAGAACTTTTTGCATCCTCTCTCTTTTCTTGACAATCTTTGCAAATCTTGAGCTACTAGCAGAACCCAAATCTGGAGCAGACTACAACTCATTGGTCTACAAGGGTTGTGCAAAACAATCTTTATCAGATCCAACTGGGATTTACTCCCAAGCACTTTCAACACTCTATGGAACCCTGGTTTCACAATCTTCAAAAACCAGGTTCTTTAAAACCACAACAGGCACTTCTCAAACAACAATCACTGGTCTTTTCCAATGCAGAGGAGATTTATCAAATGTAGACTGTTACAACTGTGTTAGCAGGCTCCCAATCCTCACTGACAAGCTTTGTGGCAAGCCTGTTGCAGCTAGAATCCAGCTTTTAGGTTGCTACTTGCTGTATGAAGTTGCTGGATTTGCTCAAATTTCAGGGCTTGAGCTTCTGTACAAGACTTGTGGAGGTACAAATAATGGTGGTAGTGGATTTGAAGAGAGAAGAGACACAGCTTTTTCGACATTGGAAAGTGGAGTTACAAGTGGAAATGGCTTTTATACAACTAGTTATGAATCTATGTTTGTTTTAGGACAATGTGAAGGAGATTTAGGAACTTCTGATTGTGGTAGTTGTGTTAAAACTGCAGTTCAAAAAGCTCAAGTGGAATGTGGTAGCTCTATTTCTGGTCAAATTTATCTACACAAGTGTTTTATTAGTTATAGTTATTATCCTAATGGTGTTCCTAAAAGATCATCACCTACTTCATCTTCATCTCCATATAATCCTACCTCATCTTCCCCTTCACCAG ATACACAGCAGAATACAGGGAAGACAGTGGCAATTATATTAGGAGGGGCAGCAGGAGTGGGATTTGTAGTTATATGTATGCTTTTTGCTAGAAGTTTATTGAAGAAAAATGATG ATAATTGA
- the LOC141676549 gene encoding plasmodesmata-located protein 3-like isoform X2, producing MSLPRRTFCILSLFLTIFANLELLAEPKSGADYNSLVYKGCAKQSLSDPTGIYSQALSTLYGTLVSQSSKTRFFKTTTGTSQTTITGLFQCRGDLSNVDCYNCVSRLPILTDKLCGKPVAARIQLLGCYLLYEVAGFAQISGLELLYKTCGGTNNGGSGFEERRDTAFSTLESGVTSGNGFYTTSYESMFVLGQCEGDLGTSDCGSCVKTAVQKAQVECGSSISGQIYLHKCFISYSYYPNGVPKRSSPTSSSSPYNPTSSSPSPVGEPLK from the exons ATGAGCTTACCAAGAAGAACTTTTTGCATCCTCTCTCTTTTCTTGACAATCTTTGCAAATCTTGAGCTACTAGCAGAACCCAAATCTGGAGCAGACTACAACTCATTGGTCTACAAGGGTTGTGCAAAACAATCTTTATCAGATCCAACTGGGATTTACTCCCAAGCACTTTCAACACTCTATGGAACCCTGGTTTCACAATCTTCAAAAACCAGGTTCTTTAAAACCACAACAGGCACTTCTCAAACAACAATCACTGGTCTTTTCCAATGCAGAGGAGATTTATCAAATGTAGACTGTTACAACTGTGTTAGCAGGCTCCCAATCCTCACTGACAAGCTTTGTGGCAAGCCTGTTGCAGCTAGAATCCAGCTTTTAGGTTGCTACTTGCTGTATGAAGTTGCTGGATTTGCTCAAATTTCAGGGCTTGAGCTTCTGTACAAGACTTGTGGAGGTACAAATAATGGTGGTAGTGGATTTGAAGAGAGAAGAGACACAGCTTTTTCGACATTGGAAAGTGGAGTTACAAGTGGAAATGGCTTTTATACAACTAGTTATGAATCTATGTTTGTTTTAGGACAATGTGAAGGAGATTTAGGAACTTCTGATTGTGGTAGTTGTGTTAAAACTGCAGTTCAAAAAGCTCAAGTGGAATGTGGTAGCTCTATTTCTGGTCAAATTTATCTACACAAGTGTTTTATTAGTTATAGTTATTATCCTAATGGTGTTCCTAAAAGATCATCACCTACTTCATCTTCATCTCCATATAATCCTACCTCATCTTCCCCTTCACCAG TTGGGGAGCCTTTAAAGTAG